One window of Papaver somniferum cultivar HN1 chromosome 9, ASM357369v1, whole genome shotgun sequence genomic DNA carries:
- the LOC113312941 gene encoding glycine-rich protein 23-like: MAAASASASSSYAGGGGGGCGCGGGGGGGGGCGGGGGALVWKMVRKCTSKRNNLMKEEAIRPVGTRESGGNRTEIKDKKHQSSSSSDVNTGHTIIMMDVASSSSYAGGGGGCGGGGGGGCGGGGGGCGGGGCGGGGCGGGGGC, encoded by the exons ATGGCGGCTGCTAGTGCTAGTGCTAGTTCTAGTTAtgctggtggtggcggtggtggctgTGGCTGTGGAGGcggaggtggtggaggtggtggctgtggaggtggaggtggag CTCTGGTATGGAAGATGGTTCGTAAATGTACAAGCAAAAGAAACAACTTGATGAAAGAAGAAGCCATCCGGCCGGTTGGAACAAGAGAAAGTGGAGGAAACCGCACCGAGATTAAGGATAAAAAACatcaaagcagcagcagcagcgatgTTAACACAGGACATACTATTATTATGATGGATGTTGCTTCTAGTTCTAGttatgctggtggtggtggtggctgtggaggcggaggtggtggtggctGTGGAGGCGGAGGTGGTGGTTGTGGAGGCGGAGGTTGTGGAGGTGGTGGctgtggaggtggaggtgggtgctaa
- the LOC113310539 gene encoding ribosome biogenesis protein BOP1 homolog isoform X2: MKVPKKSGPKKDESQKKRTSDKKIKISKKSVQKVEDAEEIKHEVVALEPESKGVTNKNDKSDKKKKNKMSKKKTANKVEEELHELVSALELESNGPTDKEEDSDVEDSDFNPAFEESDTDGEDSDFHSAVEESDSSEDEVPSRNTIGDVPLVWYKDEAHIGYDVKGRKIIKPSVINKLEELVNRADASKNKLILHDEYNGEDVEITKKDRKLIQRFLKGKTPHAEVDPYPDYVDYVEHHAKHPLSNAPEPKRRFIQSKWENKEVLRLVRAIRNGHITFEKPKEEKRVYSLWEPDSGPTEKRLGLNYIPPPKPKLPGHEESYNPSLEYIPTQEEISGYEIMYEEDRPKYIPRRYESLRKVPAYENAVKDTFDRCLDLYLCPRTRKKRINIDPESLKPKLPSRKDLKPYPTTCFLEYKGHSDAVTSIAVQVSGQWLASGSKDGTVRIWEVETGRCLKMWDVGEAVHCVAWNPNPQLPILAISAGQDVLVLNTGLGNAEEQQRIKELVHVDAPSAIDNSDKSTPIVSWLQHDKHEGIRLKHIKMVTSVEWHRKGDYFSIVMPAGDSRAILIHQLSKKVTQRIPFKLHGLPVSSVFHPSRSILFVSTKKSVRVYDLLKEKLVRKLEPGVREVSSIAIHPAGDNVIVGSREGKLCWFDMDLSSKPYKILKCHPKDITNVAFHRSYPLFASSSEDGTAYVFHGMVYSDLNQNPLIVPLEILRGHSRGVMDCTFHPRQPWLFTAGSDSVIKLYCH, from the exons ATGAAGGTTCCTAAGAAGTCTGGTCCTAAAAAGGATGAAAGCCAGAAGAAGAGAACCAGTGATAAAAAGATTAAGATATCGAAGAAATCTGTACAAAAAGTAGAAGATGCTGAAGAGATTAAACACGAAGTTGTTGCCCTAGAACCAGAGTCTAAAGGAGTTACTAATAAGAATGATAAAAgtgataagaagaagaaaaataaaatgtcGAAGAAAAAAACGGCGAACAAAGTAGAAGAGGAATTACATGAACTAGTTTCTGCCCTAGAACTAGAGTCTAATGGACCTACCGATAAG gaagaagatagtgaTGTTGAAGATTCCGATTTTAATCCAGCTTTTGAAGAGAGTGATACGGATGGCGAAGATTCTGATTTTCATTCAGCTGTTGAAGAGAGTGATTCTTCGGAAGATGAG GTTCCTTCTAGAAATACCATTGGTGATGTTCCATTGGTATGGTATAAAGATGAGGCGCACATTGGATATGATGTTAAAGGGAGGAAGATTATAAAGCCATCAGTTATAAACAAGCTTGAAGAACTTGTAAATAGAGCAGACGCCTCCAAAAATAA GCTCATACTTCATGATGAGTACAATGGCGAGGACGTTGAAATAACAAAGAAAGACAGGAAACTTATCCAAAGATTCCTTAAAGGAAAGACTCCGCATGCTGAAGTCGATCCATATCCG GATTATGTGGATTATGTTGAGCATCATGCCAAGCATCCACTTTCAAATGCTCCGGAACCGAAGAGGCGATTCATTCAATCAAAATGGGAAAATAAAGAG GTTCTTCGATTGGTCCGAGCAATCAGGAATGGACATATTACATTTGAGAAGCCTAAGGAAGAGAAACGTGTTTATTCGTTGTGGGAACCTGATTCCGGCCCAACTGAGAAGAGACTCGGTTTGAATTATATTCCTCCACCAAAACCGAAGTTGCCAG GTCACGAGGAATCATACAACCCTTCATTAGAATACATCCCGACCCAAGAAGAAATTAGTGGATACGAAATAATGTATGAGGAAGACCGACCTAAGTATATCCCGAGAAG GTACGAGTCTCTGAGGAAAGTTCCTGCATATGAAAATGCAGTGAAGGATACATTTGATCGTTGCTTAGATCTTTACTTATGTCCTAGAACCCGAAAGAAGCGT ATTAATATTGATCCTGAATCTCTAAAGCCCAAGCTACCTAGTCGAAAAGATCTAAAGCCTTACCCAACAACATGTTTTCTCGAGTACAAAGGCCATAGTGATGCTGTTACTTCGATTGCTGTTCAAGTGTCGGGCCAATGGCTGGCTTCTG GTTCAAAGGACGGAACGGTGCGTATTTGGGAGGTTGAAACTGGGCGATGCCTTAAGATGTGGGATGTTGGCGAAGCTGTCCATTGTGTTGCTTGGAATCCAAATCCGCAGCTTCCTATCTTGGCGATTTCTGC GGGTCAGGATGTGCTTGTTCTGAACACTGGACTTGGAAATGCGGAAGAACAGCAGAGAATTAAAGAACTTGTGCATGTTGACGCACCTTCAGCAATAGACAACTCTG ATAAGAGCACACCTATAGTGAGCTGGCTCCAACACGATAAACACGAAGGGATCAGGTTGAAGCATATTAAG ATGGTAACCTCAGTTGAATGGCACCGTAAAGGAGACTACTTCAGTATAGTGATGCCGGCTG GTGACTCGAGAGCTATTCTGATACACCAACTGTCAAAGAAAGTTACCCAAAGGATTCCATTTAAGTTGCATGGGCTTCCAGTTTCATCAGTTTTCCATCCATCTCGTTCCATCTTGTTCGTTTCAACAAAGAAAAGTGTCCGTGTTTATGATCTATTAAAAGAAAAGCTCGTTAGAAAGCTAGAGCCTGGAGTTCGTGAGGTTTCCTCCATTGCAATTCATCCTGCTG GTGATAATGTAATTGTCGGGAGTCGTGAGGGTAAACTCTGCTGGTTTGACATGGATCTATCTTCTAAGCCTTACAAAATTCTCAA ATGTCACCCCAAGGATATTACAAATGTTGCCTTTCATCGTTCGTACCCCCTCTTTGCTTCATCCTCAGAAGATGGCACTGCATATGTCTTCCATGGCATGGTATATTCAGATCTTAACCAGAATCCACTTATTGTTCCATTGGAAATTCTCCGCGGTCATTCAAGAG GTGTCATGGATTGTACCTTCCATCCTAGGCAACCCTGGTTGTTCACTGCCGGCTCTGATTCAGTAATCAAACTTTACTGCCATTAA
- the LOC113310539 gene encoding ribosome biogenesis protein BOP1 homolog isoform X1 has protein sequence MKVPKKSGPKKDESQKKRTSDKKIKISKKSVQKVEDAEEIKHEVVALEPESKGVTNKNDKSDKKKKNKMSKKKTANKVEEELHELVSALELESNGPTDKEEEDSDVEDSDFNPAFEESDTDGEDSDFHSAVEESDSSEDEVPSRNTIGDVPLVWYKDEAHIGYDVKGRKIIKPSVINKLEELVNRADASKNKLILHDEYNGEDVEITKKDRKLIQRFLKGKTPHAEVDPYPDYVDYVEHHAKHPLSNAPEPKRRFIQSKWENKEVLRLVRAIRNGHITFEKPKEEKRVYSLWEPDSGPTEKRLGLNYIPPPKPKLPGHEESYNPSLEYIPTQEEISGYEIMYEEDRPKYIPRRYESLRKVPAYENAVKDTFDRCLDLYLCPRTRKKRINIDPESLKPKLPSRKDLKPYPTTCFLEYKGHSDAVTSIAVQVSGQWLASGSKDGTVRIWEVETGRCLKMWDVGEAVHCVAWNPNPQLPILAISAGQDVLVLNTGLGNAEEQQRIKELVHVDAPSAIDNSDKSTPIVSWLQHDKHEGIRLKHIKMVTSVEWHRKGDYFSIVMPAGDSRAILIHQLSKKVTQRIPFKLHGLPVSSVFHPSRSILFVSTKKSVRVYDLLKEKLVRKLEPGVREVSSIAIHPAGDNVIVGSREGKLCWFDMDLSSKPYKILKCHPKDITNVAFHRSYPLFASSSEDGTAYVFHGMVYSDLNQNPLIVPLEILRGHSRGVMDCTFHPRQPWLFTAGSDSVIKLYCH, from the exons ATGAAGGTTCCTAAGAAGTCTGGTCCTAAAAAGGATGAAAGCCAGAAGAAGAGAACCAGTGATAAAAAGATTAAGATATCGAAGAAATCTGTACAAAAAGTAGAAGATGCTGAAGAGATTAAACACGAAGTTGTTGCCCTAGAACCAGAGTCTAAAGGAGTTACTAATAAGAATGATAAAAgtgataagaagaagaaaaataaaatgtcGAAGAAAAAAACGGCGAACAAAGTAGAAGAGGAATTACATGAACTAGTTTCTGCCCTAGAACTAGAGTCTAATGGACCTACCGATAAG gaagaagaagatagtgaTGTTGAAGATTCCGATTTTAATCCAGCTTTTGAAGAGAGTGATACGGATGGCGAAGATTCTGATTTTCATTCAGCTGTTGAAGAGAGTGATTCTTCGGAAGATGAG GTTCCTTCTAGAAATACCATTGGTGATGTTCCATTGGTATGGTATAAAGATGAGGCGCACATTGGATATGATGTTAAAGGGAGGAAGATTATAAAGCCATCAGTTATAAACAAGCTTGAAGAACTTGTAAATAGAGCAGACGCCTCCAAAAATAA GCTCATACTTCATGATGAGTACAATGGCGAGGACGTTGAAATAACAAAGAAAGACAGGAAACTTATCCAAAGATTCCTTAAAGGAAAGACTCCGCATGCTGAAGTCGATCCATATCCG GATTATGTGGATTATGTTGAGCATCATGCCAAGCATCCACTTTCAAATGCTCCGGAACCGAAGAGGCGATTCATTCAATCAAAATGGGAAAATAAAGAG GTTCTTCGATTGGTCCGAGCAATCAGGAATGGACATATTACATTTGAGAAGCCTAAGGAAGAGAAACGTGTTTATTCGTTGTGGGAACCTGATTCCGGCCCAACTGAGAAGAGACTCGGTTTGAATTATATTCCTCCACCAAAACCGAAGTTGCCAG GTCACGAGGAATCATACAACCCTTCATTAGAATACATCCCGACCCAAGAAGAAATTAGTGGATACGAAATAATGTATGAGGAAGACCGACCTAAGTATATCCCGAGAAG GTACGAGTCTCTGAGGAAAGTTCCTGCATATGAAAATGCAGTGAAGGATACATTTGATCGTTGCTTAGATCTTTACTTATGTCCTAGAACCCGAAAGAAGCGT ATTAATATTGATCCTGAATCTCTAAAGCCCAAGCTACCTAGTCGAAAAGATCTAAAGCCTTACCCAACAACATGTTTTCTCGAGTACAAAGGCCATAGTGATGCTGTTACTTCGATTGCTGTTCAAGTGTCGGGCCAATGGCTGGCTTCTG GTTCAAAGGACGGAACGGTGCGTATTTGGGAGGTTGAAACTGGGCGATGCCTTAAGATGTGGGATGTTGGCGAAGCTGTCCATTGTGTTGCTTGGAATCCAAATCCGCAGCTTCCTATCTTGGCGATTTCTGC GGGTCAGGATGTGCTTGTTCTGAACACTGGACTTGGAAATGCGGAAGAACAGCAGAGAATTAAAGAACTTGTGCATGTTGACGCACCTTCAGCAATAGACAACTCTG ATAAGAGCACACCTATAGTGAGCTGGCTCCAACACGATAAACACGAAGGGATCAGGTTGAAGCATATTAAG ATGGTAACCTCAGTTGAATGGCACCGTAAAGGAGACTACTTCAGTATAGTGATGCCGGCTG GTGACTCGAGAGCTATTCTGATACACCAACTGTCAAAGAAAGTTACCCAAAGGATTCCATTTAAGTTGCATGGGCTTCCAGTTTCATCAGTTTTCCATCCATCTCGTTCCATCTTGTTCGTTTCAACAAAGAAAAGTGTCCGTGTTTATGATCTATTAAAAGAAAAGCTCGTTAGAAAGCTAGAGCCTGGAGTTCGTGAGGTTTCCTCCATTGCAATTCATCCTGCTG GTGATAATGTAATTGTCGGGAGTCGTGAGGGTAAACTCTGCTGGTTTGACATGGATCTATCTTCTAAGCCTTACAAAATTCTCAA ATGTCACCCCAAGGATATTACAAATGTTGCCTTTCATCGTTCGTACCCCCTCTTTGCTTCATCCTCAGAAGATGGCACTGCATATGTCTTCCATGGCATGGTATATTCAGATCTTAACCAGAATCCACTTATTGTTCCATTGGAAATTCTCCGCGGTCATTCAAGAG GTGTCATGGATTGTACCTTCCATCCTAGGCAACCCTGGTTGTTCACTGCCGGCTCTGATTCAGTAATCAAACTTTACTGCCATTAA